A genomic window from Thermocrinis sp. includes:
- a CDS encoding class I SAM-dependent rRNA methyltransferase — protein sequence MIEVRVKPGVEEKIRGFFSWVYNAEILEIKGEPKPGDFVKVLDSKKKFLGYGYINPNTKIAVRLLSFEKGEEISKELIKRRILSALEYRKKLNINSNAYRLVHSEGDLLPGLIVDMYDQYAVIEITTYGMFKMKDWVLEALVEILKPKGVYQKVSDYAMNIEGFDEEERILYGTVPERIKIWEGDLEFYVDVIKGQKTGFYLDQRRARKMIRDLVKPGDVCLDAFCHTGGFALSMIKKGAKSVIAVDMSERALSLGKENAKLNGLEGIQWVEDNAFHFLRKLYREGYKFDVIVIDPPSFARTKAHVENALRGYKELCVTGLKLAKAGGYFAIYSCSFHITREHLLEVILQASRDVKKPLRIVGESFQDLDHPWILQMPNTLYLKGIYLEVLR from the coding sequence ATGATAGAAGTAAGGGTAAAGCCTGGGGTTGAAGAAAAAATAAGGGGATTTTTCTCGTGGGTCTACAACGCAGAGATACTGGAAATTAAAGGAGAGCCAAAACCTGGGGACTTTGTAAAGGTTTTAGATTCTAAAAAGAAATTTCTGGGTTATGGTTACATAAATCCAAATACAAAGATAGCTGTTAGGCTACTCTCCTTTGAGAAAGGAGAGGAAATAAGCAAGGAGCTAATAAAACGTAGGATCTTATCCGCCCTTGAATACAGAAAGAAGCTAAACATAAACAGCAATGCATACAGGTTGGTCCACTCCGAAGGAGACCTTTTGCCAGGACTGATCGTAGATATGTATGACCAATACGCAGTCATTGAGATTACTACTTACGGTATGTTCAAGATGAAAGATTGGGTATTGGAGGCTTTGGTAGAAATTCTCAAACCAAAGGGTGTGTATCAGAAGGTGAGCGATTATGCTATGAACATAGAAGGTTTTGATGAGGAAGAGAGAATCCTGTATGGGACGGTACCAGAACGTATAAAAATATGGGAAGGAGACTTGGAATTTTACGTAGATGTTATAAAGGGTCAAAAGACTGGGTTCTATCTGGACCAAAGAAGGGCTAGGAAAATGATAAGGGATCTTGTAAAGCCTGGGGATGTCTGTTTGGACGCCTTTTGCCACACGGGAGGTTTTGCCCTTAGTATGATAAAAAAGGGAGCTAAAAGTGTAATAGCAGTGGACATGTCAGAAAGAGCCTTAAGTTTGGGAAAGGAAAACGCAAAACTCAACGGTTTGGAGGGCATTCAGTGGGTTGAGGATAACGCTTTCCACTTTCTCAGAAAACTTTACAGGGAAGGATATAAGTTTGACGTTATTGTCATAGACCCGCCGTCTTTTGCAAGAACAAAAGCCCACGTAGAAAATGCGTTAAGGGGCTACAAGGAGCTCTGCGTTACGGGTCTGAAGCTTGCCAAAGCTGGCGGATATTTTGCCATATACTCATGCTCCTTTCACATTACCAGAGAACATCTTCTTGAAGTTATCTTACAAGCTTCAAGGGATGTTAAAAAACCTTTAAGGATTGTGGGAGAAAGCTTTCAGGATTTGGACCATCCTTGGATACTGCAGATGCCAAACACCCTTTACCTAAAAGGCATTTATTTAGAAGTACTCAGATAG